Below is a genomic region from Vicinamibacterales bacterium.
CACTCGAAGATCCCCGGATCTTCGAGTTCCCCGTCCTCTACATCATCGAGGTGAGCTGGTGGCAGATGACCGAGGCCGAAGCGCGCAATCTGCGTGCGTTCCTCGACAAGGGGGGCTTCGTCATCGTCGACGACTTCAAGACGGCCGAATGGCGCGGCGGGCGCGGCTGGGCGCAGTTCGCCGACAACATGCGGCGGGTCATTCCCGACGCGCAGTTCGTCGACCTCGACGTGTCGCATCCGATCTTCAACGAGTTCTTCACCATCCGATCGCTCGAGATCTTCCCGCAGGCGTACAACGCCGGCCGGCCGATCTTTCGCGGCCTCTTCGAAGGCAACGATCCGCACAAACGGCTGCAGATGTTCATCTGCTACAACACTGACATCTCGCAGTTCTGGGAGTGGTCGGGTCT
It encodes:
- a CDS encoding DUF4159 domain-containing protein — encoded protein: MLALFAATLAFGQRGGFGQFDTRAGAPPPAAEIPYDGRFAFVRLTYQTLPGGYWYRGQPAWSHGYPSAEQHLLQILASVTNIDAHQETTTLSLEDPRIFEFPVLYIIEVSWWQMTEAEARNLRAFLDKGGFVIVDDFKTAEWRGGRGWAQFADNMRRVIPDAQFVDLDVSHPIFNEFFTIRSLEIFPQAYNAGRPIFRGLFEGNDPHKRLQMFICYNTDISQFWEWSGLGFRPIDDTNEAYKLGVNAIIYGLTH